Proteins from a genomic interval of Methanofollis formosanus:
- the glmS gene encoding glutamine--fructose-6-phosphate transaminase (isomerizing), whose product MCGIVGYIGWRDAAPLVIEGLKRLEYRGYDSFGVATENGQIRVVKRSGRISENEADLTALTGQIGIGHTRWATHGVPNDTNAHPHTDCTGRIAVVHNGIIENYALLKRKLIERGHRFKSETDTEVIAHLIEEYYEGDLLSAVSETLRHLEGSYAVLAIAENDPRIIAARKSSPLVLGVGDGEVLCASDITPLLEHTQRAVYLEDGDIAALTPARIDVYHDGVPVERLVDHITWSIDDARKGGFEHYMLKEIYEQPQVFFDTVKSIENDSRLAMLRIPAEVTVVACGTSYHAALIFRYLAEEYSRKRVSVELASEFKYYTPPIRDMVIAVTQSGETADTLAAIQRAKARNCPTLAITNVLGSSITRSADWTLFMCAGPEISVAATKSFTAQLAVFMAILNEMCDGKFTETLGRVHCSVERVLSYELEDAVAIIKNASEMFYVGRGVFYPVALEGALKMKEISYVHAEGYAAGELKHGPFALLSEETPVVAICTPSPTYGVILSNIKEMKARGAPVIGIGVEGDTEAESIVDVFIPVPDDHQIVQVLTVSVVLQLLAYHTARALNRDIDKPRNLAKSVTVE is encoded by the coding sequence TTGTGCGGGATCGTGGGTTACATAGGATGGAGAGACGCTGCCCCTCTCGTTATCGAAGGCCTGAAAAGGCTTGAGTATCGAGGGTATGACTCCTTCGGAGTCGCAACAGAAAACGGCCAGATCAGGGTAGTGAAACGGAGCGGAAGGATCTCAGAGAACGAAGCAGATCTCACCGCCCTTACCGGACAGATCGGGATCGGCCACACGCGCTGGGCGACCCACGGCGTGCCCAACGATACCAACGCCCACCCCCACACCGACTGTACGGGCAGGATCGCCGTGGTCCACAACGGGATCATCGAGAACTATGCCCTTCTCAAGAGAAAACTCATCGAGCGGGGACACCGGTTCAAAAGCGAGACCGACACCGAGGTGATCGCCCACCTCATCGAGGAATATTATGAGGGCGACCTCCTCTCCGCCGTCAGCGAAACGCTCCGCCACCTCGAAGGGTCGTACGCCGTCCTGGCCATCGCGGAGAACGATCCCAGGATCATCGCCGCCCGCAAAAGCAGTCCGCTGGTCCTCGGGGTCGGAGACGGCGAAGTGCTCTGCGCCTCAGACATCACTCCTCTTCTCGAACACACCCAGCGTGCGGTGTATCTGGAGGACGGCGACATCGCCGCCCTCACCCCGGCCCGCATCGATGTCTACCATGACGGGGTTCCGGTCGAACGCTTGGTCGACCATATCACCTGGAGCATCGACGACGCCCGCAAAGGTGGGTTCGAACACTACATGCTCAAGGAGATCTACGAACAGCCCCAGGTCTTCTTTGACACCGTCAAATCGATCGAGAACGACAGCCGCCTGGCCATGCTCAGGATCCCGGCCGAGGTGACGGTGGTCGCCTGCGGGACGTCGTACCATGCGGCGCTGATCTTCCGGTACCTGGCAGAGGAGTACAGCCGCAAACGGGTGAGTGTGGAACTCGCCTCAGAGTTCAAGTATTACACCCCGCCGATCCGGGACATGGTCATCGCGGTGACCCAGTCAGGAGAGACGGCGGACACGCTTGCCGCGATCCAACGTGCAAAAGCCAGGAACTGTCCGACGCTTGCGATCACCAACGTCCTCGGGAGTTCGATCACCAGAAGTGCCGACTGGACTCTTTTCATGTGTGCGGGGCCCGAGATCTCGGTCGCCGCCACCAAGTCCTTCACCGCGCAACTGGCAGTCTTCATGGCGATTCTCAACGAGATGTGCGATGGGAAGTTCACCGAGACGCTTGGCCGCGTCCACTGCTCGGTCGAGCGGGTGCTCTCGTACGAACTCGAAGACGCCGTCGCGATCATCAAGAACGCCTCGGAGATGTTCTATGTCGGCCGCGGGGTCTTTTACCCGGTGGCGCTCGAAGGGGCGCTGAAGATGAAGGAGATCTCGTACGTCCACGCCGAGGGCTACGCGGCCGGCGAACTGAAACACGGACCCTTCGCCCTCCTCTCAGAGGAGACGCCGGTGGTCGCGATCTGCACCCCCTCGCCGACCTACGGGGTGATACTTTCCAACATCAAGGAGATGAAGGCCCGCGGCGCCCCGGTCATCGGGATCGGGGTCGAGGGCGACACCGAGGCCGAGAGTATCGTCGACGTCTTCATCCCGGTGCCCGACGACCACCAGATCGTCCAGGTGCTCACCGTCTCGGTGGTCCTCCAGCTCCTGGCGTACCATACCGCCAGAGCCTTAAACCGGGATATCGATAAACCTAGAAACCTAGCTAAGAGTGTGACCGTCGAATGA
- a CDS encoding acyltransferase: MIEYGRNSVGEGAQIFDPVTLGFPSRDRMGEEEYPGTVIGRDAVLRSGTVIYCDVEIGDGFSTGHNVMIRERTKIGDRVAVGTATVIEGDCVIGSHVSLQSMVYIPTNTLIGDHVFIGPNAVLTNDRYPPRGQPPLQGPVIKDKVSIGAGAVLLPGITVGEGALVAAGSIVTHDVPAYMMAIGSPARFVDLPEGMRD; this comes from the coding sequence ATGATCGAATATGGCAGGAACAGCGTAGGAGAGGGTGCACAGATCTTTGATCCGGTCACCCTCGGGTTCCCCTCCAGAGATCGGATGGGGGAGGAGGAGTATCCCGGGACCGTCATCGGCCGGGACGCCGTCCTCAGGTCGGGCACGGTGATCTACTGCGACGTCGAGATCGGCGACGGGTTCTCGACCGGGCACAACGTGATGATCAGGGAGCGGACCAAGATCGGGGACCGGGTGGCCGTCGGGACGGCGACGGTGATCGAGGGAGACTGCGTCATCGGCAGCCACGTCTCTCTCCAGAGCATGGTCTACATCCCGACCAACACGCTCATCGGTGACCACGTCTTCATCGGGCCGAACGCCGTCCTCACCAACGACCGCTACCCCCCCAGGGGGCAACCTCCTCTCCAGGGACCGGTGATCAAGGATAAAGTCTCCATCGGAGCCGGTGCGGTGCTCCTCCCGGGGATCACCGTCGGCGAAGGGGCGCTCGTCGCCGCAGGTTCCATTGTCACCCACGACGTCCCCGCGTACATGATGGCGATCGGTTCGCCGGCACGCTTCGTCGACCTCCCTGAAGGGATGCGTGACTGA
- a CDS encoding DegT/DnrJ/EryC1/StrS family aminotransferase, translating to MGIPIARPLLGTEEADAVAAVLASGMVAAGEQTAKFEEEFAGFCGVSHAVATSSGTTALHAALLAAGVGPGDEVIVPAFSFIATATAVSMCGATPVFADVEEATATIDPESAATLVTSRTKAVIGVHLYGQPCDAGAVNDLCADQDLIFIEDAAQAHGAEYHGKKTGSLGDLACFSFYATKNITTGEGGMVTTGNDEYADHLRRVINHGQAEKYLHTELGYNYRMTDIAAAVGRVQLGKLPAFNRRRRETATYYTRHLHLKGVLTPVVTPDRTHVWHQYVLRVTPACPLSRDDLMARLQKKGIGTAVHYPVPINRQPLYERGASACPVAERLAASVFSIPVHPAVTDEERSYIAGTINEVA from the coding sequence ATGGGTATCCCGATCGCTCGTCCCCTCCTGGGGACCGAAGAAGCGGACGCGGTCGCCGCCGTCCTGGCCTCTGGGATGGTGGCCGCGGGCGAACAGACCGCAAAGTTTGAAGAAGAGTTTGCCGGGTTCTGCGGGGTCTCTCATGCCGTGGCAACGAGTTCGGGGACCACCGCCCTCCATGCCGCCCTGCTCGCCGCAGGCGTGGGACCGGGCGACGAGGTGATCGTCCCGGCCTTCTCCTTCATCGCCACGGCGACGGCAGTCTCGATGTGCGGGGCGACCCCGGTCTTTGCCGACGTCGAAGAGGCGACGGCGACCATCGACCCCGAGTCGGCCGCGACGCTGGTGACCTCCAGGACGAAGGCAGTCATCGGCGTCCACCTGTACGGCCAGCCCTGCGATGCCGGGGCCGTCAACGACCTCTGTGCCGATCAGGATCTCATCTTCATCGAGGACGCCGCCCAGGCCCATGGCGCAGAGTATCATGGGAAGAAGACCGGATCGCTCGGCGACCTCGCCTGTTTCTCGTTCTATGCCACGAAGAACATAACCACCGGGGAAGGCGGGATGGTCACGACCGGAAACGACGAGTACGCCGACCATCTCAGGAGGGTCATCAACCACGGCCAGGCAGAGAAATATCTCCACACCGAACTCGGCTACAACTATCGGATGACCGACATCGCCGCCGCCGTCGGGCGGGTGCAGCTCGGAAAACTCCCTGCATTCAACCGCCGCCGCCGGGAGACGGCCACCTATTATACCAGACATCTTCACCTCAAGGGAGTGCTGACCCCGGTCGTCACCCCTGACCGGACTCATGTCTGGCACCAGTACGTACTGCGGGTCACCCCGGCGTGCCCGCTGAGCCGCGACGACCTGATGGCACGGCTGCAGAAGAAGGGGATCGGGACGGCCGTCCACTATCCCGTCCCCATCAACAGACAGCCGCTCTACGAGAGAGGGGCCTCGGCCTGCCCGGTCGCCGAACGGCTTGCCGCATCGGTCTTCTCCATCCCGGTCCACCCGGCCGTCACCGACGAGGAACGGTCATATATCGCCGGCACGATCAACGAGGTGGCCTGA
- a CDS encoding Gfo/Idh/MocA family protein, with protein MDAGVIGTGAMGRNHVRVYSELKEVGTTYIYDLDTAAAEAVAATTGAEVCRSMDELLRKAECVSVAVPTPYHFSTAHQVIDAGVNTLIEKPICLTVEEGERLLGEIPDDITVGVGHIERFNPIVEEIRGLVTHPLYVQVSRHNPTSARVTGSSVVEDLMIHDIDVVLNALFSGPHTLTSTGTQDIASALFTFGTTPVYLSASRKASKKVRTIYVEEEEATIEGDFMTQEVYVYRKPGAYGLEDGHYRQENIIEKVLVNKVEPLKTELQTFVRAARDGTPFPVTPEQGLANLRVCEEIKKGLLA; from the coding sequence ATGGACGCAGGCGTCATCGGCACCGGGGCGATGGGCCGGAACCACGTCAGGGTCTACTCAGAACTCAAAGAGGTCGGGACCACCTATATCTACGACCTCGACACTGCGGCCGCAGAAGCGGTCGCGGCGACGACCGGCGCGGAGGTCTGCCGCTCGATGGACGAACTGCTCAGAAAGGCCGAGTGCGTCTCTGTCGCAGTCCCGACCCCGTATCACTTCTCGACCGCTCACCAGGTCATCGACGCCGGGGTCAACACCCTCATCGAGAAACCGATCTGCCTCACCGTCGAGGAGGGTGAGCGGCTCCTCGGCGAGATCCCGGACGACATCACCGTCGGCGTCGGGCACATCGAACGTTTCAACCCGATCGTCGAGGAGATCAGGGGCCTGGTCACCCATCCGCTCTACGTCCAGGTCTCCAGGCACAACCCGACCTCTGCCAGGGTCACCGGTTCCTCGGTCGTCGAGGACCTGATGATCCACGACATCGACGTCGTGCTCAACGCCCTCTTCTCCGGGCCGCACACCCTGACCAGCACCGGCACCCAGGACATCGCCTCGGCGCTCTTCACCTTCGGTACCACGCCGGTCTACCTCTCGGCATCCCGCAAGGCCTCCAAGAAGGTACGGACGATCTATGTCGAGGAAGAGGAGGCGACGATCGAGGGCGACTTCATGACCCAGGAGGTCTATGTCTACCGCAAACCAGGGGCCTACGGCCTGGAAGACGGGCACTACCGGCAGGAGAACATCATCGAGAAGGTACTCGTCAACAAGGTCGAACCCCTCAAGACCGAGCTCCAGACCTTTGTCCGGGCGGCACGGGACGGAACGCCCTTCCCGGTCACGCCCGAACAGGGGCTGGCAAACCTCAGGGTCTGCGAGGAGATCAAGAAAGGGCTCCTTGCCTGA
- a CDS encoding nucleotide sugar dehydrogenase: protein MTDTLSERIRTRGPIKKIGVVGMGYVGTPAAALFADLPEITEVIGFERGSPVSEEKVATLNRGECPLKGEEPGLADLITKVVEAGTFRATGDYAPVADLDAVTVAVQTPFRNKKDLIPDFSPLRSALRSVGEHLTEGTLVVVESTVTPGTTAGMAGEVLEEASGLVAGEDFALAHAPERVMVGRLLRNLREHDRCVGGIDEASTARAVELYAPLLTTGHVIPMTATAAEVTKTAENTFRDLQIAAANQLALYCEAIGVNFYEVRTGIASLKGEGITRAILWPGAGVGGHCLTKDTFHLERGVRAIGAEALDFPEGRESLYTLARGINDFMPGHMLTLTGSALDQTGKSLEGATIALLGWAFLADSDDARESPSETYYEAATAAGAEVRVHDPWVGHAEGVAISHDLDTVLSGADAVALFTAHREYRSLDPARVKALCGCDHPAVIDGRNLVAPDPWIEAGFAYRGIGRGDRNTHSLR, encoded by the coding sequence ATGACAGACACACTCAGCGAACGGATCAGGACACGAGGGCCGATCAAAAAGATCGGGGTCGTCGGGATGGGCTATGTCGGCACCCCGGCCGCCGCCCTCTTCGCAGACCTGCCAGAGATCACAGAAGTCATCGGGTTCGAACGCGGTTCTCCCGTCTCGGAGGAGAAGGTCGCCACCCTCAACCGCGGCGAATGCCCGCTGAAAGGGGAAGAGCCCGGGCTTGCCGACCTGATCACAAAGGTCGTCGAGGCCGGGACGTTCAGGGCCACCGGGGACTATGCCCCGGTCGCCGACCTGGACGCCGTGACCGTCGCCGTCCAGACGCCGTTCAGGAACAAAAAAGACCTTATCCCCGACTTCTCCCCTCTCAGGAGCGCACTCAGGTCGGTCGGCGAGCACCTCACGGAAGGGACGCTCGTCGTCGTCGAGTCGACGGTCACGCCGGGCACCACCGCCGGGATGGCCGGGGAGGTGCTGGAAGAGGCCTCCGGTCTCGTCGCCGGCGAGGACTTTGCCCTGGCGCACGCGCCCGAGCGGGTGATGGTCGGACGGTTGCTCAGAAACCTCAGGGAGCACGACCGCTGCGTCGGCGGGATCGACGAGGCGAGCACCGCCCGCGCCGTCGAGCTCTACGCCCCCCTCCTCACCACCGGTCATGTCATCCCGATGACCGCCACCGCCGCCGAGGTGACGAAGACCGCGGAGAACACCTTCCGCGACCTCCAGATCGCCGCCGCCAATCAGCTCGCCCTGTACTGCGAGGCGATAGGCGTCAACTTTTACGAGGTCCGCACCGGGATCGCCTCGCTCAAGGGCGAGGGGATCACCAGGGCGATCCTCTGGCCCGGCGCCGGGGTCGGCGGCCACTGTCTCACCAAAGACACCTTCCACCTCGAGCGGGGGGTAAGGGCCATCGGGGCAGAGGCCCTCGACTTTCCCGAAGGCCGGGAGTCCCTGTACACCCTCGCACGGGGGATCAACGACTTCATGCCCGGCCACATGCTCACCCTGACCGGATCGGCACTTGACCAGACCGGCAAGAGTCTGGAGGGCGCGACAATCGCCCTCCTCGGCTGGGCCTTCCTCGCCGACTCCGACGACGCCCGCGAGAGCCCTTCGGAGACCTATTACGAGGCGGCGACCGCCGCCGGCGCAGAGGTCAGGGTCCACGATCCCTGGGTCGGGCACGCGGAGGGCGTGGCGATCTCCCACGATCTCGATACCGTGCTCTCCGGCGCCGACGCCGTCGCGCTCTTCACCGCCCACCGTGAATACCGCAGCCTCGACCCCGCAAGGGTGAAGGCCCTCTGCGGGTGCGACCACCCGGCCGTCATCGACGGAAGGAACCTCGTCGCACCCGACCCCTGGATCGAGGCGGGTTTCGCGTACCGCGGTATCGGGCGAGGCGACAGAAACACCCACTCCCTCAGGTGA
- a CDS encoding glycosyltransferase family 4 protein, translating into MKILLVSTQDYIHHPVPSRHHYIFEELATRHEVHVPHFHVSDGPERATRLHVHEATLFPFKSPVLHYTANAPYHAAVMKRIIRENEIDVVVAAHVLAGTAAIRAAKRAEIPVLFDLKDWFPDSAAAYYKNPYLKKLVHDTVWAVTSHNLRNSDHITTVSPSLARQLGQYGFEAEVITNGVNTEIFRPMDGSGTRRRLGIPEDDYVIGFAGSVERWYAVDNLVRVLPELRARYGGVHLLIVGGSLFTDYLEEIKALVKKLGMEEHVTFTGTVEHAALPELIAAMDLCTIPLSPPQWANIALPNKFFEYSACGKPILSRPIPDMEAIGGEHLSIYRDEAEFIENVGARIQERGTLTIDAEQFSWKKRAAEMEAVLESLI; encoded by the coding sequence ATGAAAATTCTGCTCGTTTCCACCCAGGACTACATCCACCACCCGGTCCCCTCCCGCCACCACTACATCTTCGAGGAACTCGCCACCAGGCATGAGGTCCATGTCCCGCACTTCCATGTGAGCGACGGGCCCGAGCGGGCGACCCGCCTCCACGTCCACGAGGCGACCCTCTTCCCTTTCAAAAGCCCGGTCCTCCACTACACCGCAAACGCGCCCTACCACGCGGCGGTGATGAAGCGGATCATCAGGGAGAACGAGATCGACGTGGTGGTCGCCGCCCATGTCCTTGCCGGCACCGCGGCGATCCGGGCGGCGAAACGAGCAGAGATCCCGGTTCTCTTCGACCTCAAAGATTGGTTCCCAGACTCTGCAGCCGCGTATTACAAGAACCCATATCTGAAAAAACTCGTCCACGACACCGTCTGGGCGGTCACCAGCCACAACCTGCGCAACAGCGACCATATCACCACCGTCTCCCCTTCCCTTGCCAGACAACTCGGGCAGTACGGCTTCGAGGCGGAGGTGATCACCAACGGCGTCAACACCGAGATCTTCAGGCCGATGGACGGGTCGGGCACGCGCCGGAGACTCGGCATCCCCGAAGACGACTACGTGATCGGGTTTGCCGGGTCTGTAGAACGGTGGTACGCCGTGGACAACCTGGTCCGCGTTCTTCCCGAACTCAGGGCGCGGTACGGCGGAGTGCACCTGCTCATCGTGGGGGGTTCGCTCTTCACCGACTATCTCGAGGAGATCAAAGCCCTCGTCAAGAAACTCGGCATGGAGGAGCATGTCACCTTCACCGGTACGGTGGAGCATGCGGCGCTGCCAGAACTCATCGCCGCCATGGACCTCTGCACCATCCCCCTCTCCCCGCCCCAGTGGGCGAACATCGCCCTCCCGAACAAGTTCTTCGAGTACTCGGCCTGTGGAAAACCCATCCTCTCCAGGCCCATCCCGGACATGGAGGCGATCGGAGGAGAACACCTCTCCATCTACCGCGACGAGGCCGAATTCATCGAGAACGTAGGGGCACGGATCCAGGAGCGGGGGACGCTCACCATCGACGCAGAACAGTTCAGCTGGAAAAAGCGCGCCGCCGAGATGGAGGCCGTTCTTGAATCTCTTATCTGA
- a CDS encoding oligosaccharyl transferase, archaeosortase A system-associated has translation MPPFDQNTRNKIIVIGLVALFSVLALWVRLIPMAGLTASGEVNLLGNDAWYNFRQVELLVANGLAYAWFDPMTLYPTGDIIYWGPLFTTIAAVFAIISGASTTPEMAVAASMVPAFMGAAMVPVVFLIGRRLADWKTGLFAAAFMAFVAGSYYYRSLFGFLDHHIAETLFSTIFALAYIVALSMGREQSVDLKIVETLKRPAVLGAVAGVAYLLGLFVMPTMILFALIVALYTLFQYLLDTWQGRESTDLLVINTVLFAVATVGLLIFGFKVDGFGLSRYSLGHVVAYLAIIAGTWALHLLAQATKERPKYFYPLVLAAIGMVVAVVLKVAVPALFDILVGNFFAFFGQSAEANTVEEAMGWSFQQAWSAFGYGLVLMAGGFAVLGYEAIAKRRPEHLFVLVWSALLLVSTWQHLRYEYYLAANVALLAGLCAGTVFDWGWKGLANSGKKAQPQQEETNTGKGKKKTTTKKPEKKAPGPDPVRILGMVVVGILAVAFIVTSFQTDIALSESVGRYGGMNHPDEQQWQEALFWMEGHTPETGVDYYQIYEKEGFQYPPESYGVMSWWDYGHFITTIAHRIPNNNPFQHGVVGPNGSAAFFVTGDEDEAVRIMEADGTRYIMTDYQMDTGKFHAMATWDDPVNKSVPFIPAFLVQDPRNPGTLQTTALYTQAYFESMTSRLHNFDGSMTEPSQAIYIEYAEAGASGYTLPAITNAQMMDAAAAEEKAKTFNANAKPGTKAAVYGTEGRLDLPPQEVPALRHFRLVFESSRSMYTGNGPDIKQVKVFEYVKGARIKGEGTIEVDLVTNTGRTFTYRQESENGEFVVPYSTSGTPYDVKATGPYRIVGTGTTVDVPENAVMQGLVVGA, from the coding sequence ATGCCGCCTTTTGACCAGAACACCAGAAACAAGATCATCGTCATCGGCCTGGTCGCCCTCTTCAGCGTGCTTGCACTCTGGGTCAGACTCATCCCGATGGCCGGTCTTACCGCATCAGGGGAGGTGAACCTCCTCGGCAACGACGCGTGGTACAACTTCAGGCAGGTCGAATTGCTCGTCGCGAACGGGTTGGCCTATGCCTGGTTCGATCCGATGACCCTCTATCCCACCGGGGATATCATCTACTGGGGACCGCTCTTCACCACCATCGCAGCGGTCTTCGCAATCATCAGCGGGGCGTCGACCACGCCCGAGATGGCGGTTGCCGCCTCGATGGTCCCGGCGTTTATGGGCGCGGCGATGGTCCCGGTCGTCTTCCTCATCGGCAGGAGACTCGCCGACTGGAAGACCGGGCTCTTTGCCGCTGCGTTCATGGCCTTTGTCGCGGGCTCGTATTATTACCGCTCGCTCTTCGGTTTTCTCGACCACCATATCGCAGAGACCCTCTTCTCCACGATCTTCGCCCTCGCCTATATCGTCGCACTCTCAATGGGACGCGAGCAGAGCGTGGACCTCAAGATCGTCGAGACGCTGAAGCGGCCCGCTGTCCTCGGCGCGGTCGCAGGCGTCGCCTATCTCCTCGGCCTCTTCGTGATGCCGACGATGATCCTCTTCGCCCTGATCGTGGCACTTTACACGCTCTTCCAGTACCTCCTCGACACCTGGCAGGGCCGGGAGAGCACCGACCTCCTGGTGATCAACACCGTGCTCTTCGCGGTGGCGACCGTCGGGCTCCTCATCTTCGGGTTCAAGGTGGACGGTTTCGGGCTCTCACGATACTCCCTCGGGCATGTGGTCGCGTATCTCGCGATCATCGCCGGCACCTGGGCCCTTCACCTCCTCGCGCAGGCCACAAAGGAGCGGCCGAAGTACTTCTACCCCCTCGTCCTTGCTGCGATCGGGATGGTCGTCGCCGTCGTGCTCAAAGTTGCCGTGCCCGCGCTCTTCGACATCCTCGTCGGCAACTTCTTCGCCTTCTTCGGTCAGAGCGCGGAGGCCAACACCGTTGAGGAGGCAATGGGATGGAGCTTCCAGCAGGCCTGGAGTGCCTTCGGGTACGGCCTGGTCCTGATGGCCGGCGGGTTCGCGGTCCTGGGTTATGAAGCGATTGCGAAGCGGCGGCCCGAACACCTCTTCGTTCTCGTCTGGTCGGCCCTGCTCCTCGTCTCGACGTGGCAGCACCTCAGGTACGAGTATTACCTCGCCGCCAACGTCGCCCTCCTCGCCGGTCTCTGTGCCGGCACGGTCTTCGACTGGGGATGGAAAGGGCTTGCAAACTCTGGAAAGAAGGCTCAACCACAACAAGAAGAGACGAATACCGGCAAAGGAAAGAAGAAGACCACCACGAAAAAGCCGGAGAAGAAAGCGCCCGGGCCTGACCCCGTGCGGATCCTCGGCATGGTCGTGGTCGGGATCCTCGCCGTCGCCTTCATCGTCACCTCGTTCCAGACAGACATCGCCCTCTCAGAGAGCGTCGGGCGGTACGGCGGGATGAACCACCCCGACGAACAGCAGTGGCAGGAGGCGCTCTTCTGGATGGAAGGGCACACGCCGGAGACGGGCGTCGATTATTACCAGATCTATGAGAAGGAAGGTTTCCAGTACCCGCCTGAGTCGTACGGCGTGATGTCCTGGTGGGACTACGGGCACTTCATCACCACCATCGCTCACCGGATCCCGAACAACAACCCCTTCCAGCATGGGGTTGTCGGTCCGAACGGCTCTGCGGCCTTCTTCGTGACCGGAGACGAGGACGAGGCGGTCAGGATCATGGAGGCCGACGGCACGAGGTACATCATGACCGACTACCAGATGGACACCGGGAAGTTCCATGCCATGGCGACCTGGGACGATCCCGTGAATAAATCTGTGCCTTTCATCCCGGCTTTCCTTGTCCAGGATCCCAGAAACCCGGGTACACTCCAGACGACCGCGCTGTACACCCAGGCCTACTTCGAGTCCATGACCTCCAGGCTCCACAACTTCGACGGCTCGATGACCGAACCTTCGCAGGCAATCTACATCGAATATGCCGAAGCAGGGGCGTCCGGCTACACCCTGCCGGCGATCACCAACGCTCAGATGATGGATGCCGCCGCGGCCGAGGAGAAGGCCAAAACCTTCAACGCCAACGCAAAACCCGGGACGAAGGCCGCAGTCTACGGGACCGAGGGCCGCCTCGACCTCCCACCACAGGAGGTGCCCGCCCTCCGCCACTTCAGACTGGTCTTCGAGTCGAGCAGGAGCATGTACACGGGCAACGGCCCCGACATCAAACAGGTCAAGGTCTTCGAGTACGTCAAGGGTGCACGGATCAAGGGTGAGGGAACGATCGAAGTGGACCTCGTCACCAACACCGGCCGCACCTTCACCTACCGGCAGGAGAGCGAGAACGGCGAATTCGTGGTGCCGTACTCCACCTCGGGAACACCGTACGACGTGAAGGCGACCGGTCCGTACCGGATCGTCGGGACCGGCACGACCGTCGACGTCCCCGAGAACGCCGTGATGCAGGGGTTGGTCGTCGGGGCATGA
- a CDS encoding histone deacetylase family protein — MRCAAVTGKVFARHDMEAYPGTPHAETGARLREVLTGLPPDVPVRPPVAADQAAIERVHDPAYVRWVVEMARGGRFLDANTYISPQGVQTAMMAAGAACIAVERALDGENTFALLRPPGHHAEPDRQMGFCIFNNVAVAAAQALEEEVDRVAILDWDLHHGNGTQKIFYSSEKALFCSVHQQESFPGTGWPEEIGAGRGKGCSLNAPIAPGCKLADYLHIFSEVFLPAIRAHRPDVLIVSAGQDGLADDPHGSMRLAPADYGHLTASLLSLDLPLALVLEGGYGPSHGKAVASIFAALKGREPALEEEGAPRRSTTLLAEKLKRLIYY; from the coding sequence ATGAGGTGTGCTGCGGTCACCGGGAAGGTGTTTGCCAGGCACGACATGGAGGCCTATCCAGGCACTCCCCATGCCGAGACCGGGGCGCGCCTGCGGGAGGTGCTCACCGGCCTCCCTCCCGATGTCCCGGTCCGCCCCCCCGTGGCCGCCGACCAGGCGGCGATCGAACGCGTCCATGACCCCGCCTATGTCAGATGGGTCGTCGAGATGGCCCGAGGCGGGCGGTTTCTGGACGCAAATACCTATATCTCTCCTCAAGGCGTCCAGACCGCGATGATGGCGGCGGGCGCCGCCTGCATCGCCGTCGAGCGGGCCCTGGACGGCGAGAACACGTTCGCCCTTCTCCGACCACCCGGTCATCATGCCGAACCCGACCGGCAGATGGGCTTCTGCATCTTCAACAACGTGGCCGTGGCCGCAGCACAGGCTCTGGAAGAGGAGGTCGACCGGGTGGCGATCCTCGACTGGGACCTCCATCACGGCAACGGGACGCAAAAGATCTTTTATTCCTCAGAGAAGGCGCTCTTCTGCTCGGTCCATCAACAGGAGAGTTTTCCCGGGACCGGGTGGCCCGAGGAGATCGGGGCCGGCCGGGGAAAGGGCTGCTCGCTCAACGCCCCGATCGCACCGGGGTGCAAACTCGCCGACTATCTCCATATCTTCTCAGAGGTCTTTCTCCCGGCGATCCGGGCACACCGCCCCGACGTGCTCATCGTCTCGGCCGGGCAGGACGGGCTCGCCGACGACCCGCACGGGTCGATGCGGCTTGCACCCGCCGATTACGGGCACCTGACCGCGTCGCTCCTCTCCCTCGACCTCCCGCTGGCCCTCGTGCTGGAAGGCGGGTACGGCCCGTCGCACGGGAAGGCCGTCGCTTCGATCTTTGCCGCCCTGAAAGGGCGGGAGCCCGCTCTTGAAGAGGAGGGGGCGCCGAGAAGGTCGACGACGCTTCTCGCAGAGAAGTTGAAGCGATTGATCTATTATTGA